Below is a genomic region from Ziziphus jujuba cultivar Dongzao chromosome 7, ASM3175591v1.
CGCTTAAACCCAGATTGATTTCCTTACTGTAGGATGGCTTAGTTACTGTACATAAAAGAACCCGGTCTACATTGAGGAGCCCTATCAATTCCCTCTTTCTTTACCACTTCATTTGGATTTCAACAACTGAGACCAAGGCCATTAACCCCCATAAGTAGCCCAATAATTGCATTAATTTACAATGCCAACATGTTCTACACTAAAaggaatatattttaaattaatcaatgcaaagagaaagaattgacaAGAAATCCTTATGATTTGTgattctagatatatatatatatatatatatatagactgaCACGACACCGTCACAACCATTTCGAATTCACTACTATGAcgaagagaaggaagaagaggCTGCATTTCTTAGAGGCAGTATTTTCCCTTCATCAGGGCCTCCAACAACCGAATCAAGCCCTTGCTCATCCTCAGAGAAGAAATTCTCAGTCTCCCTCAATGCCCCATGAAGTACTATAACCCCAAGTGCAGCAGAGAGAGCCACTAAAAGATTGTTTCTCGCCTTTGTAAAGAAGAGTGCTATAACTGTAGACAACAACAAGGCCATCATCACCACTCGGTCATCAATCACACGGCCACAAACCATTAAGGGGTCGTCGCGTAGGAAATATAGAAACAGCCATGCAGCCATCATGATGATGAAAACGACCAACGACATGGGTTGCCAGAGCAAGCTTACGAAGAGAATGAACAATGTGATAATAGCATAGTTCATGCGGAAGAAAGCTGCATTTGCTTTGATCCTGTCGACGGTTTGTCCAAATGTGGATGGAAGTGCAAGGTAATGTGGTTGGATCATCTCCATCCATGGTCTTCGTGTTCCGAGGCTGGCTTGGATTCGTTGTGTTGCTTGTGAAATGAGTTCGAGGTTGGATGATGGCGGAGCAGCTGTTGGAATAGTTCCATAAGTTGTCATATTTTGTGGTATAATGGtggagagatagagagagagagagagaaacaatgCTACGGAGGAGGGATGAGCAGAACGCGTAACACAAATATTTCCTACTTTAGGGAGAGTTTGTGGAAATTTCAACCGTGTAGCACCAATTTTGGTAGACCGTGTTCCTTTTTATATAACAGAATCTATACGTGTCAGCTACATGTTGGGTGGGTTTGATCATGATTCATCAAGCTGCACCGGTTGGATTAATTCCAAGATGACTCGGGAAGTGAAAATGGCGATGTTATATAGTATGATCAAGTTcgttaatagtttttttttttttttttaaaataatttttttgagttGACAATAACAACTCTCTTGGGAAAATAAGGAATCCTTTTGGATCCACAGAGACGCTGGTTTTGGGTAGGTTTTGTCATGGACGGAAACCCCTTCAACATTTAGCAATCTATACATATATTCCTGGAATGAGATTTTTTTCATTGAGCTTGTCCTGCTCAAACTTCCCGCATGCCATGTCACAATTTTTCATAGACTTATCAAGTCAAAATACAGGTGAAGTATCACTAACTTCCTATTTTGTCAAGGAACAAAAAATTGGATAAGAATAAATTTAAAGGTTAATCATaacttctttcttcttcaatcAGTTATGAGAGATTTATTTTAACACAAAATATGCTAAATATACTAAAGAAGGTGAAACTAAGACATTCTCAACGAACTATTAGATGCAGCAAGGGTGCCAATCAGGAAGAAAAGCAATTTTCTGTTAATGGTAGAAAGATTTTCCTATCCAATTGTTTCAACGATAGGTTACAAAATGCTGTCGAAGCTTTTAATATTTGTACAGAGGAGATATATCATAAACGGGTAGAAAAATCTTAAAAGAAAATCCCGAACAACTCTTTGCTATGGCTTTCACTGACTGGTTGGAACCTCTCCCCTCATTACTCTCCAAGGTCCAGAATAGAACTTTGGCTTCATCAGAGGCACTGCTTCCCCCGGATGATCCTCCCAATACTTCTCCTGTACAAAAAAATACCCAAAACTAATTCTTTTATACAGGGGCTAGAATATTGCTATACCAGTGAACAACTTAATGAAAACCTTGGACAAGCACATATATATTGAAACTCTTTCACTCACATTTCAATCTCAAAGAGACCTGCCAAACTTTCTAGGCAAATATCCTCAAATAGGAATCAAGAGAACACATACACAATTGGAGATGATAAAAGATCTCACTGGTAACAAATTTAATCAATAGGCAGcagttgaaaattttggtaatgACACTTTCTTGGCGTTGGCAGTTTAATTCAATAATTAGAACCAACATAATGGGCTTGATAGTTGAGTCGAAGCAGGTTTGTGCAGATTATTACTAGTTACTCTCTTATGCATGTCATGTCAAATTGACAGAAAGCGCAAACTACAACCAATTCTTTGCTCAATCACTACTAATGTTACAATGAAATgtaaaaagaaatggaaaggaAAACCTTTCCATCATGATGACAATCACAAACTTCTGCTCCTGCAGGCAAGATTAAATGGAAAGAAAGGCCATCTTCTCAGCCCTTTTAAGAGTGCAGGTAAAGATCTAAAGACATGGATATGAATGAGAATGAAATATCACCAATGAACTGAATCGCATATATTACACTTAACGCTCAGAAAACAATGCCAAAAGCATCGCCTCAACATTTCTAATGGAGGGGATTTCACAATTTCTTAAGCTGCCGCTCTGCTTACTCTACGTTTCCTTGTAACACTCCCAATCAGAGGCTAGAACCTCACACTCAATTGAGTAAACAGGCGAATTTCCAACTAAACAGGCTTcagtattttcaaatatttgatGGAACCAGCCaagaatatcaaaatattaGCAATTGAAACTAAAAACCCATAAGAAATTTCTTCTGCAAAAATGCCAAAGGCTACATAAATCAGAATCATAGATAATAACCCACCATAATCAGAAAGACATGagcaagaaataaataaataaataaagaataccTTGTAAAGCTGCTCGGTGATAGCAGAGCCGATAAGACCAGTGTAAAAGCCGGCAATATAGATTGTGACCAAAGGCTTAAACGACTTGGGTCTCATATACGGCTCAACCATGTTCCATAGAATCATTCTCTCCCATTTTGTGTGCACATAGTCTGCGTATTTCCTCCATAGATAGGTCGCCATTTTCCTATGCAGAAGCTTCGATCTCTGACCAAAAACAGTGGGTTTTGCAGAGATGGTTATAACGTTCGATGCTTCTAGCTTCCAGCTTACTTTTTGGTCTTCTAGCAGAGATCGCTTACCGTGTGAGCTTTACCAGGTTGATGAGATTCGGGCTTACACGTTTGTTTTGGTGCGAAGTGGGCCATTATTACTTGAGccttttatctttctttctggACTGGGCCGCGCTAAGCTTTTTTATTggagaatttggcccaatatcctCATAGGATCGAAGTTAATGATTTTTGTCCCCtcacttgatatctttttttttctagcccttcaatcttttataattctaaaatacccttatcttttttttttatatgtttttttctttcctttttcatcCGACTTTTctcctccatctctttatccataaccagaccattaggagccctctgtttcctttcgcatcggccggattgtaagcgtggagactgtgcgttttgaaggagatggtgaagaggcgactcagagagaaaactgcagggttttagagagccctaggagcagaagcagaagcaacaggtaggcaacagcgaagtaggaaagcatgaggctcattctataatcttctcctctccattttcaaattcttaagcttttCCTCAAACATTTTCTTACTCGTTTCGCTAAtaatgaaattgttttttttttaaataaataatatattttagattgttataATTCAGGGTAGCGTCATTCAGTGCTGCGAGAGGTGGAACGGCGATACTTCAGTGCGGTTTCAACAGAGGAATACGCAAGGAGGAACTACGCAAGCAATGTCTCTGAGTATAACACTGT
It encodes:
- the LOC107423975 gene encoding PRA1 family protein F2, with protein sequence MTTYGTIPTAAPPSSNLELISQATQRIQASLGTRRPWMEMIQPHYLALPSTFGQTVDRIKANAAFFRMNYAIITLFILFVSLLWQPMSLVVFIIMMAAWLFLYFLRDDPLMVCGRVIDDRVVMMALLLSTVIALFFTKARNNLLVALSAALGVIVLHGALRETENFFSEDEQGLDSVVGGPDEGKILPLRNAASSSFSSS
- the LOC107423976 gene encoding uncharacterized protein At4g29660 translates to MATYLWRKYADYVHTKWERMILWNMVEPYMRPKSFKPLVTIYIAGFYTGLIGSAITEQLYKEKYWEDHPGEAVPLMKPKFYSGPWRVMRGEVPTSQ